The DNA window GTCGTGCGGTGGCTTTCCAATCGACGTCCAGGAACGGCAGCGTGATTCCCTCGTGAGGCGTACCCCGCACCAGACACGGGATGCGCTGTTCGGCAAACCATCGCTGCACCGGCAGGCTCGAGCGATGGAGGATCCATGCGCTCCGACGCTCGGATGCGATGAAGTCGGCAATGCGTTTCGAAGGTTGCTTCGACTCGAACCAACCGGGTGCGATCACTTCGAAGCTCCCGCCCTTTTCCGCGAGCGCGCGACGGATGTGGTCGACTTCGAGCAGCATCGGTTGGCTCAGTCGCTCGAGGCGAAACGGCGACAGCATTCCGATTCGCAACCGCTCCGAACGCCCTGCCTCCTCCGACTTCCGATCGCCTCCGATTTTCCGCCGGCAGCCCGCCGCGGCAGGCTCGATCCATCCGCCGGCCTCCAGTTCCGAAAGCGTCAGCCGGACCGTGTCGCGTCCGACCTGCAGAAGCTCCGCCAACCTCCGCTCGCCCGGAAGATGCTGCGGCCACTCGCCGGCCTCGATGCGCAGCTGCATGACCCGCACGCACTCCGCCACCAAACTCCCCCGCTCCGGCATCCAATGCTCCGACATGCTTCCGCATATGCCTGATTCCCGCCGCCCACGCAACCGGTATGATTCACCAACCAGTTTCCTAGGCCCGGATCTGCCGCACATCGAGGGCCCGCCCCACGGCGGCTGGTCTGTTTTCCAGACCAAGAATCCGCCGTCTCCGCAGCGTCAACGATCTGCCACCGTGTGCCGGATCACGAGACTTCCCATTCCCTTCTCCGGATGCCCGCCCTGCCGCAATCCAAGTTCGCCCAGCTCTCCGAATTGATCCGCGAACGGATCGAGACCGGTGAGTGGACGGACAAGCTCCCGTCCGAAAGAATCCTCGCCGACGAGTTTCTCGTGAGTCGGACGACTTTGCGGCGTGCCCTTGAGATCCTGACACGCGACGGCCTGATCGAGGCTCCGTCGGCACGCTGCACCCTGCGCGCGATCCGGAAGTCCAAGGCACGTCGTACCGCGCCCACCCACCGCGAGGTCTGCTTTCTGACGCCGACACTCCACGTCTCTCCTCTGCTCACCGAGCAGATCGCGACGATGAGAGGCCTGTTCACCCAAGCCGGGATCAAGGTCGCATCGGAAGAGAGCGCATCGCTGGTCGACCGCCGCGACCCTTCCGCCCACCTGCGCCGCATCGTTGCCCGCCACCCGGACGCGATGTGGGTCCTGCACAAGATGCCGGAGTCGGTGCAGCGTTGGTTTCAAGCGAATGGCCTGCCCACCGTCATCTTCGGCTCGGCGTTTCCGGAAGTTTCTCTGCCCAGCGTGGATGTCGACTTCCGTGCCGCCGCCCATCACGCAGCCGGTCTTTGTCTCGCCCGGGGCTGTCGACGCATCGGACTGCTGATTCACCGCACTCCGCTGGCAGGTGACGAGAAAACGGTCAGCGCCGTTTCCGCCGTGCTCACCCGGCAAGGTTCGCCTGCTCCCAAAGTCATGCGTCACGACTCGAATCGCGCGCGCCTGATGGATGCTCTCGACCGCGAGTTCCTCGACAACCCGGATGCCTGCGACGCTTTGATCGTGGCCAATCACCACCACCTCCTCACCGTGCAGTCGCACCTCTTGCATCGCGGCATCCGGTTGCCGGAGCAGCTCTCCCTCGTCTATCTCAGCAACGACCCGTCGGCCGAGCGACTCTCTCCACTGCCATTGCGCTACGAGTCCGGTCCCGCGCTCATCCGGCGCTTGGTGGCGGCGGTAAAAACCCTCGCCGAAGGCGGCAATCCACCCTCCTCCTCCATCATCCCCAAGCTGCTCGATGGCCAGACCATGAGAAGGGCAACTGGTCCGGAAAAGGACCAATGACTGACAGATCCAAGCTGCCTTTCGCAGGCGTATTTTGCCTCCGATGAATCCAAAGCTTCAAATCCCGGATCCACGGCACGTCCTCGCCTTGTCCGCCCTCTTTCTCTCCAGCATCGGTCTCGCCGAAGAACCATCGCTGACTGAAACGACCGTGTTCGCCAACGAGGCCGACGGCTACCCGGTGTTCCGCATCCCGGCCATCGTCCGATCGAATGCGAACACCCTGCTCGCCTTCTGCGAGGGCCGCGCGGGCTATGGCGACGGTGGCAACATCGATCTCGTTCTCAAACGCTCCACCGACAACGGTGTCACTTGGGGACCGGTCATTCTGGTCCACGAAGAGGGAGGCACCGCCGGCATCACCATCGGCAATCCGGCACCGGTGGTCGACCGCTCCACAGGCCACATCCATCTGCTGTTCTGCCGGGAGAACGACACCGTGTTCCACACCGTCTCCACCGACGACGGGCTCACCTGGTCGAGTCGCACCGAAATCACGGACAACGTCAAACAGGAGAGTTGGGGTTGGTATGCGACGGGTCCTGTGCATGGCGTGCAGCTCGCCCGCGGTGAGCAGGCAGGCCGCCTCGTGATTCCCGCAAACCACCGCATCGGCCCGGATGGCTCGGACTCCGGGGCTTTCGGTTCACAGATCCTCTACTCCGACGACCACGGTGCGACTTGGCACATGGACGCGGTGTTCGAGGCCGGCAACGGCGCAGCACCGAACGAAACCACGCTGGTCGAACTGGCTCCATCCGCCACGGGCGGCTCCCGCGTTTACATCAACTCCCGCGACTACGGCAGCGATCCCGGCAAC is part of the Haloferula helveola genome and encodes:
- a CDS encoding substrate-binding domain-containing protein: MSEHWMPERGSLVAECVRVMQLRIEAGEWPQHLPGERRLAELLQVGRDTVRLTLSELEAGGWIEPAAAGCRRKIGGDRKSEEAGRSERLRIGMLSPFRLERLSQPMLLEVDHIRRALAEKGGSFEVIAPGWFESKQPSKRIADFIASERRSAWILHRSSLPVQRWFAEQRIPCLVRGTPHEGITLPFLDVDWKATARHAAGILWRLGHRKVGILSPPDQLRGVDAALRGLRELTDDGFEVVEFVEDGTTAGVEKVFRRAMGLKVRPTAMVTNRPRQAATLLSCAARVGLRVPEDLSLVSLAREPFLEHLVPEITGYRSDPASVAKQVVRRLEQIVAGNVAPGGDPWLMPEVVKGASVVPPP
- a CDS encoding GntR family transcriptional regulator translates to MPALPQSKFAQLSELIRERIETGEWTDKLPSERILADEFLVSRTTLRRALEILTRDGLIEAPSARCTLRAIRKSKARRTAPTHREVCFLTPTLHVSPLLTEQIATMRGLFTQAGIKVASEESASLVDRRDPSAHLRRIVARHPDAMWVLHKMPESVQRWFQANGLPTVIFGSAFPEVSLPSVDVDFRAAAHHAAGLCLARGCRRIGLLIHRTPLAGDEKTVSAVSAVLTRQGSPAPKVMRHDSNRARLMDALDREFLDNPDACDALIVANHHHLLTVQSHLLHRGIRLPEQLSLVYLSNDPSAERLSPLPLRYESGPALIRRLVAAVKTLAEGGNPPSSSIIPKLLDGQTMRRATGPEKDQ